A window of Streptomyces broussonetiae genomic DNA:
TGGGCGACGATCGTCGCCTCACGGTCGTGCTGCTTGGCGTTCAGCACCTCGTGCTGGATGCCCCGCTTGGAGAGCTGCTGCGAGAGGTACTCGGACTTCTCGACCGAGGTGGTGCCGACCAGGATCGGCTGGCCCTTCTCGTGCTTCTCGGCGATGTCGTCGACGACCGCCTCGAACTTGGCGACCTCAGTGCGGTAGATCAGGTCCGACTGGTCCTTGCGAACCATCGGCTTGTTCGTGGGGATCGGGACCACGCCGAGCTTGTAGATCTGGTGGAACTCGGCGGCCTCGGTCATCGCCGTACCGGTCATGCCGGAGAGCTTGCCGTAGAGGCGGAAGAAGTTCTGCAGGGTGATCGTGGCGAGCGTCTGGTTCTCGTCCTTGATGTCCACCCCTTCCTTCGCCTCGATCGCCTGGTGCATGCCCTCGTTGTAGCGGCGGCCGGCGAGGATACGGCCGGTGTGCTCGTCAACGATCATGACTTCGCCGTCGATGACGACGTAGTCCTTGTCGCACTTGAACAGTTCCTTCGCCTTGATGGCGTTGTTCAGGTAGCCCACGAGCGGGGTGTTCACCGACTCGTAGAGGTTGTCGATGCCCAGCCAGTCCTCGACCTTGGAGACGCCGGACTCGTGGATGGCGACCGTGCGCTTCTTCTCGTCGACGTCGTAGTCGCCGGTCTCCTCGATGCCCTTGAGCGGGTTGCCCGCCTCGCCCTTCTTCAGGCGCAGCACCAGCTTGGCGAAGTCGCCGTACCACTTCGTGGCCTGGTCGGCCGGGCCGGAGATGATCAACGGGGTACGGGCCTCGTCGACCAGGATGGAGTCGACCTCGTCGACGATGGCGAAGTTGTGGCCGCGCTGCACCAGTTCGTCCTGCGACCACGCCATGTTGTCGCGCAGGTAGTCGAAGCCGAACTCGTTGTTCGTGCCGTAGGTGATGTCGCACGCGTACTGCTCGCGACGCTCGGCCGGCGACATGTTGGCGAGGATGCAGCCGACGCTCAGGCCCAGGAACTTGTGGACGCGGCCCATCATCTCGGAGTCGCGCTCGGCCAGGTAGTCGTTGACCGTGATGAGGTGAACGCCGTCACCGGACAGGGCGTTCAGATACGCGGGCAGCGTGCCGACGAGGGTCTTGCCCTCACCGGTCTTCATCTCGGCCACGTAGCCGAGGTGGAGGGCGGCGCCACCCATCAGCTGCACGTCGTAGTGCCGCTGACCGAGCACGCGCTTGGCGGCTTCGCGGACGGTGGCGAACGCCTCGGGGAGCAGGTCGTCCAGGCTCTCACCGTCGGCGTACCGCTGCTTGTACTCATCGGTGAGGGCCCGCAGCTCGGCGTCGGAGAGGTCGACGAAGTCCTCTTCGATGGAGTTGACCTGGTCCGCGATGCGGTGCAGCTTGCGCAGGATCTTGCCTTCGCCTGCACGCATGATCTTCGAGAGGACGGACACGGGGGTTTGTCTCCTTGCCGGTCGGGCCTGGGACGGTCGGGTTTCCATTTGACGTACTGAGCAACGGCCATCGTATGCGAGGACCCGGCTGGGCCGGGAGGCCTGGCGGCCCGACGGCTGCCCTCAACCTGGACAACGGACGGGGCAGGGCGATAGTGCCGCATCGACGCGAGGAATTGCGCGAATTGTGATCACACGCTCACGCACAGCGAAAATCGATGACTCGCGCGCGGGTCGCCGAGCACAATCGGCCGATGGAACCCGTCACACTCACCACGGATCGCCTGGTCCTGCGCGCCGTCGGTCCCAAGGACACCCAGGCCGTGTACGAGGCCGCCCAGGACCCCGGCATCCAGCGCTGGACGACCGTACCGTCCCCCTATCTGCCCGAGCACGCGAGCGGCTTCACGCAGAAGCTGGTCCCCGACGGCTGGGCACAGGGCTCGATGTTCACCTTCGGCATCTTCCTCCCGGACGGGGAACTCGCCGGCATGCTCTCTCTGACCATGCTTTCGCTCGGCGTGGCGGAGGTCGGCTTCTGGGCGGCCGTGCAGCACCGCGGGCGTGGCTACGTCACCGAGGCCACGCTCGCCGCCTGCCGGTGGATCTTCACCGAGGTCGGCGTCGACCGGGTCGAATGGCGCGCCGAGGTCGGCAACCACCCCTCCCGCACGGTGGCCGAACGCGCGGGCTTCACCATCGAGGGCACCCTGCGCTCCGCTGTGAACAACAAAGGGGTACGCCGGGACTGCTGGGTCGGCTCCCTGCTCCCCTCTGACCTGGGCCTGCCGTCCACGGCGCCGTACCTGCCTGCCCGCATCTGACCGCAGGCGGGCGAATGCCCAGCTCAGGGCGGATTGTCAGTGGCACCCTCTAGGGTCCGGACCATGACGACCCTTCCGCGCCCGACCACCATCCTCACCGCGGACGACGCCCGCCGTATCGCCCTGCGGGCCCAGGGCTTCCTCGGCGCGCCCGACCGGCGGGCCGGTGTCAGAGGCGTGCTGCGCCACCTCGGCGCGATCCAGCTCGACACGATCTCGGTCCTCGCCCGCTCCCATGAGCTGGTGCCCTACGCCCGGCTCGGCGCGGTCGGCCGCAAGACGGTCGAGGCCGCCTACTGGGACGACACGCATGCCTTCGAGTACTGGTCGCACGCCGCATGCATCCTCCCGGTCGAGGAGTGGCC
This region includes:
- the secA gene encoding preprotein translocase subunit SecA, which codes for MSVLSKIMRAGEGKILRKLHRIADQVNSIEEDFVDLSDAELRALTDEYKQRYADGESLDDLLPEAFATVREAAKRVLGQRHYDVQLMGGAALHLGYVAEMKTGEGKTLVGTLPAYLNALSGDGVHLITVNDYLAERDSEMMGRVHKFLGLSVGCILANMSPAERREQYACDITYGTNNEFGFDYLRDNMAWSQDELVQRGHNFAIVDEVDSILVDEARTPLIISGPADQATKWYGDFAKLVLRLKKGEAGNPLKGIEETGDYDVDEKKRTVAIHESGVSKVEDWLGIDNLYESVNTPLVGYLNNAIKAKELFKCDKDYVVIDGEVMIVDEHTGRILAGRRYNEGMHQAIEAKEGVDIKDENQTLATITLQNFFRLYGKLSGMTGTAMTEAAEFHQIYKLGVVPIPTNKPMVRKDQSDLIYRTEVAKFEAVVDDIAEKHEKGQPILVGTTSVEKSEYLSQQLSKRGIQHEVLNAKQHDREATIVAQAGRKGAVTVATNMAGRGTDIKLGGNPDDLAEAELRQRGLDPEEHIEEWAAALPAALEKAERAVKAEFEEVKELGGLYVLGTERHESRRIDNQLRGRSGRQGDPGESRFYLSLGDDLMRLFKAQMVERVMSMANVPDDVPIENKMVTRAIASAQSQVEQQNFETRKNVLKYDEVLNRQREVIYGERRRVLEGEDLHEQIQHFMDDTIDAYVGAETAEGFPEDWDLDRLWGAFKQLYPVKVDIEELEEAAGDRAGLTAEFISESVKEDIHEQYAAREAQLGSEIMRELERRVVLSVLDRKWREHLYEMDYLQEGIGLRAMAQKDPLVEYQREGFDMFTAMMEGIKEESVGYLFNLEVQVEQQVEEVPVEAAEPAVEGVQDTVPAQAGARPEIRAKGLDVPQRRDMHFSAPTVDGEGGILERDLEDDEPVRSESDGLTRAERRRQAKGGRRRKK
- a CDS encoding GNAT family N-acetyltransferase, producing the protein MEPVTLTTDRLVLRAVGPKDTQAVYEAAQDPGIQRWTTVPSPYLPEHASGFTQKLVPDGWAQGSMFTFGIFLPDGELAGMLSLTMLSLGVAEVGFWAAVQHRGRGYVTEATLAACRWIFTEVGVDRVEWRAEVGNHPSRTVAERAGFTIEGTLRSAVNNKGVRRDCWVGSLLPSDLGLPSTAPYLPARI